One window from the genome of Pseudalkalibacillus hwajinpoensis encodes:
- a CDS encoding TetR/AcrR family transcriptional regulator — translation MNGFELRKQQKRKDIVASAFTLFNEEGIKKVKISDIARFANVSQVTIYNHFTSKEELVRAVLKDYMNNQFKAFKEVVQQEHSFAEVIELIIFEKHKAVQSLNPSLLAEMLTTDEELKDYVEHFYRTQTLPLFVQLLEKARERGEINASLSMESIMLYLNALKTEVQRIPAETWSERKDFLDDVLQLFFYGLSGGPVSSRNESE, via the coding sequence ATGAATGGATTTGAATTACGTAAACAACAGAAGCGCAAAGATATAGTGGCGTCAGCTTTTACGTTATTTAACGAAGAAGGTATAAAAAAGGTAAAGATTAGTGACATTGCTCGTTTTGCTAATGTCTCTCAGGTCACGATTTATAATCATTTTACGAGTAAGGAAGAGCTTGTAAGAGCAGTGCTAAAAGACTATATGAACAATCAATTTAAAGCCTTTAAAGAGGTAGTTCAGCAGGAGCATTCTTTCGCTGAAGTGATTGAATTGATTATTTTTGAAAAGCATAAGGCAGTCCAAAGCCTTAATCCATCGCTTCTAGCAGAAATGTTAACGACAGATGAAGAGCTAAAGGATTACGTAGAACATTTTTATCGAACTCAGACACTTCCATTGTTTGTGCAACTCTTAGAAAAGGCACGTGAACGAGGAGAAATTAATGCTTCACTTTCGATGGAGTCGATTATGCTATATCTCAATGCCTTAAAGACAGAGGTGCAGCGCATTCCAGCCGAAACATGGTCAGAGCGAAAGGACTTTCTCGACGATGTTCTTCAACTATTCTTTTATGGTTTAAGTGGTGGTCCAGTTTCAAGTAGGAATGAATCTGAATAA
- a CDS encoding GNAT family N-acetyltransferase gives MNEEQIICAIEAIQWDYEEALVPESIHYIQKDDLVMIKNDKSASVYANKVVRFSQTLNEVEEAIAYFQDSPFSWWIQTSSESSELEKQLIKLGMKHADTYVGLAKEVTEEIPSSSEYIHKEVTTKEDVLGHVEIAGKVWGYDNQAMKAAINERASYLQFAERRGGYTLLLDGKYPIGYSNYRYSKDGKALYLNGAAVLPEYRGKGIYKNMLKARLYKASQRGCEIAVTQARVGTSEPILRKLGFREYAEYKQYIRE, from the coding sequence ATGAATGAGGAGCAAATTATTTGTGCAATTGAAGCCATTCAATGGGATTACGAAGAAGCTCTTGTACCTGAATCTATTCACTATATTCAAAAAGATGACCTAGTGATGATCAAAAATGATAAATCAGCAAGTGTCTATGCGAATAAGGTTGTTCGCTTCAGTCAAACTCTTAACGAGGTTGAAGAAGCGATAGCGTATTTTCAGGACAGTCCCTTCTCCTGGTGGATCCAAACAAGTTCTGAGTCTAGTGAACTTGAAAAACAGCTTATTAAATTGGGGATGAAGCACGCCGATACATACGTTGGTTTAGCAAAGGAAGTAACAGAAGAAATTCCGTCATCATCAGAATATATCCATAAAGAAGTGACAACGAAAGAAGACGTTCTTGGGCATGTAGAGATCGCAGGGAAGGTTTGGGGTTATGACAATCAGGCGATGAAAGCTGCTATTAATGAAAGAGCTTCTTATCTTCAGTTCGCTGAGCGAAGAGGAGGCTATACGCTCTTGCTAGACGGAAAGTATCCAATCGGTTATTCGAATTATCGCTATAGTAAGGATGGGAAAGCTCTTTATTTAAATGGAGCAGCGGTTCTGCCTGAATATAGAGGGAAAGGGATTTACAAAAACATGCTGAAGGCACGTTTATATAAAGCGAGTCAAAGAGGATGCGAGATAGCGGTGACGCAAGCGAGAGTCGGTACTTCTGAACCTATTCTACGAAAGCTGGGGTTTAGGGAGTATGCGGAGTATAAGCAATATATCCGAGAATAG
- a CDS encoding ABC transporter permease subunit produces the protein MNMTLYARMLKVHAKSISSYAIGSALYLLLIIGIYPSIADAPGLNELMESMPESFLAAFGMEGGFQHVSDFIAGEYYGLLYIVILSIFCLMTASQLMARHIERGSMAYILATPNSRKKIAFTQSLVLLTGLLIIGLTTALAGVIGTEILIDDKPFEAMTFMKVNLVGILLFYVISAYSFLFSSLLNDERQALGLSGLLTIVFYGMDLIGKMSDKLDWMVNLSLFSTFRPVEIARGSVEIWPSMTFLFLLGTVLYALAIMIFAKRDLPL, from the coding sequence ATGAATATGACACTCTATGCGAGGATGCTAAAAGTCCATGCCAAGTCCATCTCTAGCTATGCAATTGGCTCTGCACTTTACCTGCTTCTTATCATCGGCATCTACCCTTCGATTGCAGATGCACCTGGTTTGAATGAATTAATGGAGTCTATGCCCGAAAGCTTTCTAGCTGCATTTGGAATGGAAGGTGGATTTCAGCATGTAAGTGACTTTATTGCAGGGGAATATTATGGATTGCTGTATATAGTCATTTTATCGATTTTTTGCTTAATGACAGCTTCACAGCTAATGGCTCGTCACATTGAAAGAGGATCAATGGCTTACATTCTCGCAACACCAAACTCACGAAAGAAAATTGCGTTCACTCAATCTCTTGTGCTGCTCACCGGACTTCTTATTATCGGATTAACAACTGCTCTTGCAGGAGTCATTGGAACAGAAATATTAATTGATGATAAGCCGTTTGAAGCCATGACGTTTATGAAGGTTAATCTCGTCGGTATTCTTTTGTTCTACGTCATCTCAGCCTACTCGTTTCTATTCTCTTCCTTATTAAATGATGAGCGACAAGCACTAGGACTTTCTGGACTACTCACCATCGTCTTCTATGGTATGGATTTAATCGGGAAAATGAGCGATAAACTCGATTGGATGGTGAATCTCTCTCTCTTTTCAACATTTCGGCCAGTTGAGATTGCCAGAGGTTCTGTTGAAATCTGGCCATCCATGACGTTCCTTTTCTTACTAGGTACCGTCCTTTATGCCCTTGCCATCATGATCTTCGCGAAAAGAGATCTTCCTTTATAA
- a CDS encoding LytTR family DNA-binding domain-containing protein, whose product MKISLDVDGKYPETSVTIHCKEVDDSIKEILGYLNTQRAEFIVGKKGEQQHIIKPNHVHYFHSEGDQVMATTSDGDFKVKEKLYELEESLPFNTFIRLSKSVIANLHEINHFEPSFNGTLAVHFHSGKKEYASRHYVGRLKDVLKMNRRDK is encoded by the coding sequence GTGAAAATTTCACTCGACGTTGACGGGAAGTATCCAGAAACTAGCGTTACGATTCACTGCAAAGAAGTGGATGATTCAATTAAAGAGATTCTCGGTTATCTTAATACACAAAGAGCAGAGTTCATTGTAGGCAAAAAAGGCGAGCAGCAGCACATTATAAAACCAAACCATGTGCACTACTTCCATTCAGAGGGGGATCAGGTCATGGCGACAACTTCTGATGGTGATTTTAAAGTGAAGGAGAAATTATATGAGCTAGAAGAGAGTCTGCCATTTAATACATTTATACGTCTCTCCAAATCCGTTATTGCTAATCTCCATGAAATCAATCATTTTGAGCCATCTTTTAACGGAACACTTGCTGTACACTTCCACTCTGGTAAAAAAGAATATGCTTCAAGACACTATGTTGGAAGATTAAAAGACGTTCTAAAAATGAATAGGAGGGACAAATAA
- a CDS encoding DUF4021 domain-containing protein gives MDKKTPSKSEINQNNRNKFTNEYGADLDEQAMNGDYGMLETEEEDRANKKAKN, from the coding sequence ATGGACAAAAAGACACCAAGCAAAAGCGAAATAAATCAAAACAATAGAAACAAATTTACGAATGAATATGGTGCGGATTTAGATGAACAGGCGATGAATGGTGATTACGGCATGCTCGAAACTGAGGAAGAAGATCGAGCGAACAAAAAAGCGAAGAACTGA
- a CDS encoding NUDIX hydrolase → MNYVKELRDVVGHRPLILVGAVAIILNENGEILLQQRNEKQKRWGLPGGLMEPGESTEETAVRESFEETGLTIQKLTLFKLYSGEEFFTKADNGDEFYSVTTAYVTNEYAGDLTHTEESIALGYFSSDQLPELMVGSHRRMIRDYIRNKTQ, encoded by the coding sequence ATGAATTATGTGAAGGAATTGCGTGACGTTGTTGGTCATCGGCCACTGATCTTAGTCGGGGCCGTCGCAATAATCTTAAACGAAAATGGAGAAATTCTACTCCAACAGCGTAACGAAAAACAAAAACGCTGGGGGTTACCGGGTGGATTGATGGAACCAGGAGAATCAACGGAAGAAACAGCCGTAAGAGAGTCTTTTGAAGAAACGGGTTTAACAATCCAAAAGCTCACTCTTTTTAAACTCTATTCTGGTGAAGAATTTTTTACGAAAGCAGATAACGGTGATGAATTCTACTCTGTCACTACGGCTTATGTTACAAATGAGTATGCTGGAGATCTCACCCACACAGAAGAAAGTATAGCTTTGGGATACTTTTCTTCAGACCAACTTCCAGAGCTGATGGTTGGAAGCCACAGACGAATGATACGAGATTATATTAGAAATAAAACACAATAA
- a CDS encoding beta-propeller fold lactonase family protein, giving the protein MKKLFFPLSFILLLILTACSEDPEVIREQTSTSTNTLLDESGEVLYIANIDVNSVSIVDPSTKEVMDEIPVGQEPRQLALSPDGKTLYVSTMYSNQIDVIDLKKKKVTDSIPTDNEPFGLVTSSDGTTLYVANYRSSSVSVIDLREKKTTKTIQVDERPRTLTMTKDGQKIYVPHYLSGKISVIETNEDAVTSVIKLADSPDQNDPKVSQGIPNKLEQFVIAPDGKTAWVPHLVTNVDTPINFEETVFPAISVIDLEEDKELVDQRKELFEEINVLDVNNETLIVSNPYDVAFDPEGKKAYVVMAGSEDLVVFDLTRGGNATQVLRRIPGDNPRGIAISPDGSELYVHNAMSHDLTTIDTGGDSAYARAKLSGDNLPLIKEDPLSPLVREGKQIFYSGNSDDYATDITGNNWMSCASCHADGDINGLTLTTPKGPRNVPSNVKATETGLFLWDGSRDDFTDYILTIQGEMGGMLDYDAGEELPDGVQHMYDALFAYLDQPESFPVPESPYRADDGSLTDQAELGKELFEGAGNCLSCHGGSQFTNSANALDADGKLSTDNTDFLYDIGTANETDQPSEGDARAHFQNPRTPSQFDVPTLLGVFATAPYLHDGSAETIDDAIERHEYETKPQFEEGEVAAIAEYVRSIDLIE; this is encoded by the coding sequence ATGAAAAAGCTCTTCTTCCCACTCTCATTTATCCTCCTTCTGATCCTCACTGCGTGCAGTGAGGATCCTGAAGTGATAAGGGAGCAAACAAGTACAAGTACAAATACGCTTCTTGATGAAAGTGGCGAAGTTCTTTATATTGCCAACATAGATGTCAATTCCGTTTCGATTGTCGATCCATCAACGAAGGAAGTAATGGACGAAATTCCTGTTGGACAAGAACCAAGACAGCTCGCATTAAGTCCTGATGGAAAAACGCTCTATGTTAGTACGATGTACAGCAATCAGATCGATGTCATTGATCTTAAGAAAAAGAAAGTGACAGACTCGATTCCAACAGATAATGAGCCATTTGGATTAGTTACAAGTTCTGACGGCACAACATTGTATGTTGCAAATTACCGCTCTTCTTCTGTCTCTGTCATTGATTTACGGGAAAAGAAAACAACAAAGACCATTCAAGTGGATGAACGTCCTCGTACGCTCACAATGACAAAAGATGGGCAAAAAATTTACGTTCCTCACTATTTGTCAGGAAAAATAAGTGTAATTGAAACGAATGAAGACGCCGTCACTTCCGTCATCAAACTAGCAGATTCACCTGATCAGAATGATCCTAAAGTGAGTCAAGGAATCCCAAATAAGTTAGAACAGTTTGTCATAGCGCCAGACGGCAAAACCGCATGGGTTCCTCATCTTGTGACAAATGTGGATACACCGATCAATTTTGAAGAAACCGTCTTTCCAGCGATCTCTGTCATTGACCTAGAAGAAGATAAAGAGCTTGTGGATCAACGGAAAGAGCTTTTTGAAGAAATCAATGTGTTAGATGTGAATAATGAAACGTTAATTGTTTCTAATCCATATGACGTTGCATTTGACCCAGAGGGTAAAAAAGCATACGTCGTTATGGCAGGTAGTGAGGATCTCGTCGTGTTTGATCTTACGCGTGGCGGTAATGCGACTCAAGTATTAAGAAGAATTCCTGGTGATAACCCAAGAGGAATCGCGATCTCTCCCGATGGAAGTGAGCTTTACGTTCACAATGCGATGAGTCATGATCTCACAACAATCGATACTGGTGGCGATAGCGCTTATGCTCGTGCGAAACTGTCTGGTGATAATCTACCACTTATCAAAGAGGATCCCCTCTCCCCTCTTGTGAGAGAAGGGAAACAAATTTTTTATAGTGGGAATAGCGATGATTATGCGACTGATATCACAGGAAACAACTGGATGAGCTGCGCCTCTTGTCATGCTGATGGCGATATTAATGGGTTAACATTAACGACACCGAAAGGACCTCGTAACGTGCCCAGTAATGTGAAAGCAACCGAAACCGGCTTGTTCCTATGGGATGGAAGTCGAGATGATTTCACGGATTATATCTTAACGATCCAGGGAGAAATGGGCGGTATGCTTGATTACGATGCTGGAGAAGAGCTTCCTGATGGCGTACAGCATATGTATGATGCGCTCTTCGCTTACCTGGATCAGCCAGAATCATTTCCAGTTCCGGAGAGTCCTTATCGAGCTGATGATGGTAGCTTAACGGATCAAGCTGAACTCGGGAAAGAACTTTTTGAAGGTGCTGGTAACTGTCTTTCTTGCCATGGCGGATCGCAATTTACAAATAGTGCGAATGCTCTAGATGCAGACGGAAAGTTATCAACTGATAACACCGATTTCCTCTATGATATTGGAACAGCGAATGAAACAGATCAACCATCTGAGGGCGATGCAAGAGCTCACTTCCAAAATCCTAGAACACCTTCTCAGTTTGATGTTCCAACGCTACTTGGCGTCTTTGCGACAGCGCCTTATTTACACGATGGAAGTGCTGAAACCATCGACGACGCTATTGAACGCCATGAATATGAAACAAAGCCTCAATTCGAAGAAGGCGAAGTTGCCGCAATCGCTGAGTACGTGCGTTCCATTGACTTAATTGAATGA
- a CDS encoding sensor histidine kinase: protein MKKVNGQFFKRLFSPRSLRYQLLTRMLFILSFILMVIGLLQFIIMKDFLYENEAASLRSKLMTIPIEVILTEDSLTKPPNAGDPGLLSREEFSLALLNEEYTNLLTEEGLAVPEISESEREKLQNDFDSHLPIEPLLVEDSNGTEQLVVFRPIPPDSPTNQNGMLQMGISTASLQQILWKQLLTFMVLSLVALIAGLGIYLSVIRKTLNPLSSIVDQVKNISASNLTNRVPDYQGQEEIDNLSKSFNDMLERLDTSFEHEKELKDQMRQFIADASHELRTPLTSIYGYIEVLLRGASEKPEQLAIILNSMHGETKRVITLVEELLLLAKLDRAPELHLKETNLTELVRDMIPNLTLLADERPVHFDLTEGLKVMVDPDKIKQVILNIFHNAVHHTDQSDGSIHLSLVAEKDKALISIKDNGPGIKKDNLAHVFDRFYRVDDSRTRKYGGAGLGLSITKTIVESHKGSVEVESSVGEGATFKVYLNIEE from the coding sequence ATGAAGAAAGTTAATGGCCAATTTTTTAAACGATTATTTTCGCCACGATCGTTAAGGTATCAACTATTAACAAGAATGTTGTTTATACTATCGTTTATTTTAATGGTTATCGGTTTACTCCAGTTTATTATCATGAAGGATTTTCTCTATGAAAATGAAGCGGCAAGTTTACGATCAAAGCTAATGACCATCCCTATCGAAGTCATATTAACAGAAGATAGTCTTACAAAACCGCCTAATGCTGGGGATCCTGGTTTACTTTCAAGAGAAGAATTTTCATTAGCTTTATTAAATGAGGAATATACCAATCTGTTAACAGAAGAGGGACTAGCCGTACCAGAAATTTCAGAAAGTGAGCGTGAGAAGCTCCAGAATGATTTTGATAGTCATCTTCCAATTGAACCTCTTCTTGTCGAGGATTCGAATGGAACAGAGCAGCTAGTCGTATTTAGACCAATCCCTCCTGATTCTCCTACTAATCAGAATGGAATGTTGCAAATGGGTATTAGTACTGCTTCACTTCAACAAATCTTATGGAAACAGCTTCTAACGTTTATGGTGCTGTCATTAGTCGCATTAATTGCGGGGCTCGGTATTTATTTATCTGTCATTCGTAAAACACTTAATCCTCTTTCGTCAATTGTTGATCAAGTGAAGAATATTAGTGCGTCAAATCTTACGAATAGAGTCCCTGATTATCAAGGGCAAGAAGAAATAGATAACTTAAGTAAGTCTTTTAACGACATGTTGGAGCGATTAGACACTTCGTTTGAACATGAGAAAGAATTAAAAGACCAAATGAGGCAATTTATTGCGGACGCTTCTCATGAATTAAGAACCCCTCTAACATCCATTTATGGATACATTGAAGTTCTTTTAAGAGGAGCTTCTGAGAAGCCTGAACAGTTAGCTATAATTCTAAATAGCATGCATGGTGAAACGAAAAGAGTGATTACTCTTGTTGAAGAATTATTGTTATTAGCCAAGTTAGATCGAGCTCCTGAACTTCATTTAAAAGAGACCAATTTAACAGAGCTCGTACGTGATATGATTCCTAACCTAACTTTACTAGCTGACGAGCGACCCGTTCATTTCGATCTTACAGAAGGGTTAAAAGTAATGGTGGACCCTGATAAAATCAAGCAGGTTATTTTAAATATCTTTCATAACGCCGTTCATCATACAGACCAAAGTGATGGAAGCATTCATTTATCACTAGTTGCAGAAAAAGACAAAGCTCTTATAAGTATAAAAGACAACGGACCAGGAATAAAAAAAGATAATCTTGCCCATGTATTTGATCGCTTCTATCGTGTAGATGACTCTAGAACGCGGAAATATGGTGGAGCCGGATTAGGTCTTTCTATTACGAAAACAATAGTGGAATCTCATAAAGGATCAGTTGAAGTGGAGAGTTCAGTCGGCGAAGGAGCTACTTTTAAAGTGTATCTAAATATAGAAGAATAA
- a CDS encoding TIGR04104 family putative zinc finger protein, producing MPKCKNCGYQFKWKEMTKKIIGMKQFISGITCPNCQAPHYSQLRRSRYIPFFILFHIYLMFFLFYSEKFTVSLFIGGVVVFLLLLIFLFPYMITLKYGKQPDLY from the coding sequence ATGCCGAAATGTAAGAATTGTGGTTACCAATTTAAGTGGAAGGAGATGACAAAGAAAATAATTGGAATGAAGCAGTTTATTTCAGGGATAACATGTCCAAACTGTCAGGCACCTCATTATTCTCAATTAAGAAGATCTCGCTATATTCCTTTCTTTATTCTTTTTCATATTTATTTGATGTTCTTTCTTTTTTATAGCGAGAAATTCACAGTGTCTTTGTTTATTGGAGGTGTTGTCGTTTTCTTGCTATTATTGATCTTCCTCTTTCCATATATGATTACTTTGAAATATGGGAAACAACCGGATTTATATTGA
- a CDS encoding FbpB family small basic protein, translating to MKKLKKLTFKQLVDQNKAELLKNEKELAEIEKRIDNRHV from the coding sequence TTGAAAAAGCTGAAAAAGTTAACCTTTAAACAGCTCGTTGATCAAAATAAAGCAGAACTTCTTAAAAATGAAAAAGAACTAGCTGAAATAGAAAAACGTATTGATAACAGACACGTTTAA
- a CDS encoding HU family DNA-binding protein, translating to MNKAELLTTVAERSEMSKKDTARVVDRLMDTIAEALAKGEKVQLVGFGNFEVRERSARKGRNPQTGEEILIQASKTPAFKPGKALKEKVV from the coding sequence ATGAATAAAGCGGAACTTCTAACGACAGTTGCGGAAAGATCGGAAATGTCAAAGAAAGATACTGCGAGAGTGGTAGACAGGTTAATGGATACGATTGCTGAGGCACTTGCGAAAGGGGAAAAAGTGCAGCTTGTGGGATTTGGTAATTTTGAAGTAAGGGAACGCTCTGCCAGAAAAGGACGAAACCCGCAAACTGGTGAAGAAATTCTCATCCAAGCTTCAAAGACACCTGCTTTTAAACCTGGGAAAGCATTAAAAGAAAAAGTTGTTTAA
- a CDS encoding Fur-regulated basic protein FbpA — METNQLRKALEQRRNYYISKLIEAGAYSTADHHLYQCTLTDLQKEYKQLSNY, encoded by the coding sequence ATGGAAACCAATCAGCTCAGAAAAGCACTAGAGCAACGTAGAAATTACTACATTTCGAAGCTTATTGAGGCAGGAGCCTATTCCACCGCTGACCACCATCTGTATCAATGTACACTGACGGACCTTCAAAAAGAGTACAAACAACTATCCAACTATTAA
- a CDS encoding DUF3021 domain-containing protein: MKTFLFRSMIGLFFGGFLAVLLTYAVIFFGEQTTLDSSLFVTNSLGAVFCGWLFTVTPLYFEIRSLKLPQQTALHFFTVTVVYFILAYGIGWIEGGAINILIFLIISTVFYSLMWIAFYLYFKHESKKLNDDLQHIK; encoded by the coding sequence ATGAAAACATTTCTATTTAGAAGTATGATAGGGCTATTTTTCGGGGGATTCCTGGCTGTTTTGCTAACGTACGCTGTGATCTTTTTCGGAGAACAAACGACACTTGATTCAAGCCTTTTTGTGACAAACTCCTTAGGTGCCGTTTTCTGTGGATGGTTATTTACCGTTACCCCCCTATACTTTGAAATTCGTTCACTAAAACTTCCACAGCAAACGGCTTTACATTTTTTCACAGTAACGGTCGTTTACTTTATCCTAGCGTATGGAATCGGTTGGATTGAAGGTGGAGCAATAAACATTCTTATATTCCTTATTATATCAACCGTTTTTTATAGCTTGATGTGGATAGCTTTCTATCTATACTTCAAGCATGAATCAAAGAAATTAAATGATGACCTTCAACATATTAAATAA
- a CDS encoding ABC transporter ATP-binding protein, producing MIELNGLTKQFPNGKGIFDVTFSIPRGEVFGFLGPNGAGKSTTIRHLMGFMKPTKGTAMIDGMDTWKDAAKIQRKIGYLPGEIAFLDGMDGIGFLQLVGGMRDLKNTAYRDQLIDRLQFDVKTPIRKMSKGMKQKVGIVAAFMHEPEVIILDEPTSGLDPLMQRIFIEIVMEQKEKGTTFLMSSHSFSEIERTCDRAAIIKDGKIVVVENIHDLQQKQRRLFDVTFATEAEAKRIKESNLEVVSIIDNRAEIAVQGDYNQFISALGDYQIRNIDIHEQNLEEVFLTYYDREAEKS from the coding sequence ATGATCGAATTAAACGGGTTAACAAAACAATTTCCAAACGGAAAAGGGATCTTCGATGTTACGTTCTCCATTCCTAGAGGCGAAGTATTTGGATTTCTCGGCCCGAACGGTGCTGGTAAATCGACAACGATACGTCACTTAATGGGATTCATGAAGCCTACAAAAGGCACGGCAATGATAGATGGAATGGATACGTGGAAAGATGCTGCCAAAATCCAGAGGAAGATCGGATACCTCCCTGGTGAAATAGCCTTTCTAGATGGAATGGATGGCATCGGTTTCCTTCAATTAGTTGGCGGAATGAGAGATCTAAAAAACACCGCATATCGTGATCAGCTAATTGATAGACTTCAATTCGATGTAAAAACTCCTATTCGTAAAATGTCCAAAGGAATGAAACAAAAAGTGGGAATCGTAGCTGCTTTTATGCATGAACCTGAAGTTATTATATTAGACGAACCTACCTCTGGTCTTGACCCACTCATGCAGCGAATTTTCATTGAAATTGTAATGGAGCAGAAAGAGAAAGGCACTACATTCCTTATGTCTTCTCATAGCTTCTCCGAAATTGAACGAACGTGTGACAGAGCTGCGATCATTAAAGATGGAAAAATTGTTGTCGTCGAGAATATTCATGATCTGCAGCAAAAGCAGCGTCGTCTTTTTGATGTTACGTTTGCTACTGAAGCGGAAGCAAAGCGTATCAAAGAAAGTAACCTCGAGGTCGTATCAATCATAGATAACCGCGCAGAAATAGCGGTGCAAGGTGACTACAATCAATTTATTTCTGCTTTAGGAGATTATCAGATTCGGAACATTGATATTCATGAACAAAATCTTGAAGAAGTCTTTCTTACTTATTACGACAGGGAGGCAGAGAAATCATGA
- a CDS encoding MOSC domain-containing protein, which produces MAKLVSLNVGKPIETSYKGKLISTGIYKQPVSESVYVSKLQVEGDGQADLVHHGGSEKAICVYPMEHYAYWEERLRCELKAGAFGENFTVAGMDETEARIGDIYRIGEIQVQVSLPRQPCFKLAKKFEVDNMHLFVMENGYSGYYLRVLEEGEVKAGDEITLESRPDHDVTVALVNRVTYNDQKDRAGLEKVLLAKELNENWYNKLSKQLSAL; this is translated from the coding sequence ATGGCGAAATTAGTAAGTTTGAATGTAGGGAAACCTATTGAAACGAGCTACAAAGGGAAGTTGATCTCTACAGGCATCTACAAACAACCAGTGAGTGAATCAGTTTATGTATCTAAATTACAAGTAGAAGGAGATGGGCAAGCGGATCTTGTTCATCACGGAGGATCAGAGAAAGCCATTTGTGTTTACCCAATGGAGCATTATGCCTATTGGGAAGAACGTTTAAGATGTGAACTGAAGGCTGGTGCATTTGGTGAGAATTTTACAGTAGCTGGAATGGATGAGACAGAAGCACGTATCGGTGATATTTATCGAATTGGTGAGATTCAAGTACAGGTTAGCTTACCGAGGCAGCCATGCTTTAAACTCGCGAAGAAGTTTGAAGTTGATAACATGCACTTATTTGTGATGGAAAATGGGTACAGTGGTTATTATCTCCGAGTGTTAGAAGAGGGAGAAGTTAAAGCTGGGGATGAAATAACCCTTGAGAGTCGTCCAGATCATGATGTAACTGTTGCTTTAGTCAATCGAGTTACGTACAATGATCAAAAAGATCGCGCTGGTCTCGAAAAGGTATTACTTGCAAAAGAACTGAATGAAAACTGGTATAACAAGCTAAGTAAACAGTTGAGCGCGCTTTAA